One Streptomyces sp. SAI-135 DNA segment encodes these proteins:
- a CDS encoding FadD3 family acyl-CoA ligase has protein sequence MEWRSIPELVRRAAQRYADTEAVVEGRNRVTYGELGARVERAAAACIADGVRPGDRVAVWAPNSLDWMVSALGAVSAGAVLVPLNTRFKGAEAADVLRRSGTRLLFVTGTFLGTSYVASLRRALAEGPGLPDLEQVVVLSDDAPADYRTWKDFLASGDGVGEAQVRARADAVAPEWPSDIVFTSGTTGRPKGAVITHEQTLRAYDVWCELAGLRHGDRYLIVNPFFHTFGYKAGVIACLMRGATMIPQPVFDVDTVLANIAAERVSVLPGPPTLHQSLLDHPARTSHDLSALRLVVTGAAVVPLRLVEQLHGELGVETVLTAYGLSEASGIVTMCRRGDPLPVIASTSGRAIPGTEVRVEAPPGQPGEVLVRGFNVMRGYYEDAAATAEAVTEDGWLRTGDIGVLDEAGNLRITDRLKDMFIVGGFNAYPAEIEQLIGLHPAVADVAVVGVPDARLGEVGKAYVVRRPDAVLTADDLIAWARREMANYKVPRTVEFVSRLPRNASGKVVKGELRGS, from the coding sequence GTGGAGTGGCGGAGCATCCCGGAGCTGGTCCGCCGGGCGGCGCAGCGGTACGCCGACACGGAGGCGGTCGTGGAGGGCCGGAACCGCGTCACCTACGGCGAGTTGGGCGCCCGTGTGGAACGCGCGGCGGCCGCGTGCATCGCGGACGGCGTGCGTCCGGGCGACCGGGTGGCCGTCTGGGCCCCCAACTCCCTGGACTGGATGGTCTCGGCGCTCGGCGCGGTCTCGGCCGGTGCTGTCCTGGTGCCCCTCAACACCCGCTTCAAGGGCGCCGAGGCCGCGGACGTGCTGCGCAGGAGCGGGACCCGGCTGCTGTTCGTCACCGGGACCTTCCTCGGCACCTCCTACGTGGCGTCCCTGCGCCGGGCGCTCGCGGAGGGGCCGGGGCTGCCGGACCTGGAGCAGGTGGTGGTGCTCTCGGACGACGCCCCCGCCGACTACCGCACCTGGAAGGACTTCCTGGCGAGCGGGGACGGGGTGGGGGAGGCACAGGTGCGGGCACGCGCCGACGCCGTGGCCCCCGAGTGGCCCTCGGACATCGTGTTCACCTCCGGGACCACCGGCCGCCCCAAGGGCGCGGTGATCACCCACGAACAGACACTGCGGGCGTACGACGTCTGGTGCGAACTGGCCGGGTTGCGGCACGGCGACCGCTACCTGATCGTGAACCCCTTCTTCCACACCTTCGGCTACAAGGCCGGGGTGATCGCCTGTCTGATGCGCGGGGCGACGATGATCCCGCAACCGGTGTTCGACGTGGACACGGTCCTCGCCAACATCGCGGCGGAACGGGTCTCGGTGCTGCCCGGTCCGCCCACCCTCCACCAGTCCCTCCTGGACCACCCGGCGCGCACCTCCCACGACCTGTCCGCCCTGCGCCTGGTGGTGACCGGAGCGGCGGTGGTGCCGCTGCGGCTGGTCGAGCAACTGCACGGCGAACTGGGCGTGGAGACGGTCCTGACCGCGTACGGCCTCTCGGAGGCGAGCGGCATCGTGACGATGTGCCGGCGCGGTGACCCGCTGCCGGTGATCGCGTCGACCTCCGGTCGGGCCATCCCCGGCACCGAGGTGCGAGTCGAGGCCCCGCCCGGGCAGCCCGGCGAGGTCCTGGTCCGCGGCTTCAACGTCATGCGCGGCTACTACGAGGACGCGGCGGCCACCGCGGAGGCGGTCACGGAGGACGGCTGGCTGCGCACCGGTGACATCGGCGTCCTGGACGAGGCGGGCAACCTCCGCATCACCGACCGCCTGAAGGACATGTTCATCGTCGGCGGCTTCAACGCGTACCCGGCGGAGATCGAGCAACTGATCGGCCTGCACCCGGCGGTGGCCGACGTGGCGGTCGTCGGCGTGCCCGACGCGCGGCTCGGCGAGGTCGGCAAGGCGTACGTGGTCCGCCGCCCGGACGCGGTCCTGACCGCCGACGACCTGATCGCCTGGGCCCGCCGCGAGATGGCGAACTACAAGGTCCCGCGGACGGTGGAGTTCGTGTCACGGCTGCCCCGGAACGCGAGCGGCAAGGTGGTGAAGGGGGAGCTGCGCGGGTCCTGA
- a CDS encoding lipid-transfer protein, with protein sequence MTFKDATAIVGIGRTPFAKNLAEDERTLACRAVVAALDDAGIAPGEVDALASYTMEETDEVELAKAVGLGDLTFFSKVGYGGGGSCATVAHLAAAIASGQATVGVAWRSRKRGSGPRPWTNTTVQLPTPAQWTRPFGLLRPADEIAMLTRRYMHEYGVTRDHLFNVALACRNRANQNPAAIMYDRPLTREMYMTSRWISEPLCLFDNCLETDGALACVLVGRERARDCPNTPVYVHSAAQGLPAQHHGMVNYWNDDPLTGPAWTAARHLWKHADLTPQDVDVAQIYDAFTSLVPLSLEGYGFCGRGEGGPFTEGGALEIGGRLPINTGGGGLSEAYVHGFNLIDEGVRQLRGTSTAQVPDATTCLVTAGEGVPTSALLLTNRS encoded by the coding sequence GTGACATTCAAGGACGCCACGGCGATCGTGGGCATCGGCCGGACCCCCTTCGCCAAGAACCTCGCCGAGGACGAGAGAACCCTGGCCTGCCGGGCCGTCGTCGCCGCCCTCGACGACGCCGGGATCGCCCCCGGCGAGGTCGACGCCCTGGCCTCGTACACCATGGAGGAGACGGACGAGGTCGAGCTCGCGAAGGCCGTCGGCCTCGGTGACCTCACCTTCTTCAGCAAGGTCGGCTACGGCGGCGGCGGTTCGTGCGCCACGGTCGCCCACCTCGCGGCGGCGATAGCGAGCGGCCAGGCCACGGTCGGCGTCGCCTGGCGTTCCCGCAAGCGCGGGTCCGGCCCCCGCCCCTGGACCAACACGACCGTCCAGCTGCCCACCCCCGCCCAGTGGACGAGACCCTTCGGCCTGCTCCGGCCCGCCGACGAGATCGCCATGCTCACCCGCCGCTACATGCACGAGTACGGCGTAACCCGCGACCACCTCTTCAACGTTGCCCTCGCCTGCCGCAACCGCGCCAACCAGAACCCCGCCGCGATCATGTACGACCGCCCCCTGACCCGCGAGATGTACATGACCTCCCGCTGGATCAGCGAGCCGCTGTGCCTCTTCGACAACTGCCTGGAGACGGACGGGGCACTGGCCTGTGTGCTGGTCGGCCGGGAGCGCGCCCGGGACTGCCCGAACACCCCCGTCTACGTCCACTCCGCCGCCCAGGGCCTGCCCGCCCAGCACCACGGCATGGTCAACTACTGGAACGACGACCCGCTCACCGGCCCCGCCTGGACGGCCGCCCGGCACCTGTGGAAGCACGCCGACCTCACCCCGCAGGACGTCGACGTGGCCCAGATCTACGACGCGTTCACCTCCCTCGTCCCGCTCTCCCTGGAGGGGTACGGCTTCTGCGGCCGCGGGGAGGGCGGCCCCTTCACGGAGGGCGGCGCCCTGGAGATCGGCGGACGGCTTCCCATCAACACCGGCGGCGGGGGCCTCTCCGAGGCGTACGTGCACGGCTTCAACCTCATCGACGAGGGCGTCCGGCAACTGCGCGGCACCAGCACCGCGCAGGTCCCGGACGCCACCACCTGCCTCGTCACCGCCGGCGAGGGCGTACCCACCTCCGCCCTGCTGCTGACCAACAGGAGCTGA
- a CDS encoding Zn-ribbon domain-containing OB-fold protein: MLEPVKDATSAPFWQYAAQGELRVQACADCGEVRFPPRPCCPHCQSFGTQWRPVSGRGRIWSWVVPHPPLLPDYAAQAPYNVIVVELEEAPRIRLVGNLVTAAGARLDSLDPGRIRIGARVHAVFSDGLPQWVLS, encoded by the coding sequence ATGCTCGAACCGGTGAAGGACGCCACCAGCGCCCCCTTCTGGCAGTACGCCGCCCAGGGCGAACTCCGCGTCCAGGCCTGCGCCGACTGCGGCGAGGTCCGCTTCCCGCCCCGCCCCTGCTGCCCGCACTGCCAGTCCTTCGGCACACAGTGGCGTCCGGTCTCCGGGCGCGGCCGGATCTGGTCCTGGGTCGTCCCCCACCCGCCCCTCCTGCCCGACTACGCGGCGCAGGCGCCGTACAACGTGATCGTGGTGGAACTGGAGGAGGCTCCGCGGATCCGGCTGGTCGGGAACCTGGTCACGGCGGCCGGGGCGCGGCTCGACTCCCTCGATCCGGGCCGGATCCGGATCGGCGCCCGGGTGCACGCGGTGTTCTCCGACGGGCTTCCGCAGTGGGTGCTGTCATGA
- a CDS encoding enoyl-CoA hydratase/isomerase family protein, which translates to MTGLRVGADKDTGVAVVTLDRPHRLNAIDLPMRDELVACWQELRFDDSVRAVVLTGAGERAFCTGLDRDAEVPQPNSPYMSDDPLLHVGPKSNDLWKPVVAAVNGMACGGAFYLLGECDFLVADPAATFFDPHTTYGMVSAYESVLMALLMPHGEAARTALMGTAERLSAERAHTIGLVTELSEPGGSLAAATAAADIIAGYPPEGVQGTVRALWAAKEAAVQRGFAQAPHLVALGNLPPERQAGLFRSRQPGFRLR; encoded by the coding sequence ATGACCGGGCTGCGGGTCGGCGCCGACAAGGACACCGGCGTCGCGGTCGTCACCCTCGACCGGCCGCACCGGCTGAACGCCATCGACCTGCCCATGCGGGACGAACTCGTCGCCTGCTGGCAGGAGTTGCGCTTCGACGACTCCGTACGGGCGGTCGTGCTCACCGGCGCCGGGGAGCGGGCCTTCTGCACCGGCCTCGACCGGGACGCCGAGGTCCCGCAGCCGAACTCCCCCTACATGAGCGACGATCCGCTCCTGCACGTCGGCCCGAAGTCCAACGACCTCTGGAAGCCGGTCGTCGCTGCGGTGAACGGGATGGCCTGCGGGGGCGCCTTCTACCTGCTGGGCGAGTGCGACTTCCTCGTCGCCGACCCGGCCGCCACCTTCTTCGACCCGCACACCACGTACGGCATGGTCAGCGCCTACGAGTCGGTGCTCATGGCGCTGCTCATGCCCCACGGGGAAGCCGCGCGCACGGCACTCATGGGGACCGCGGAACGACTCTCCGCCGAGCGCGCCCACACCATCGGGCTCGTCACCGAACTCAGCGAGCCCGGCGGGTCGTTGGCGGCCGCCACCGCCGCCGCGGACATCATCGCCGGGTATCCGCCGGAAGGGGTGCAGGGCACGGTCCGCGCGCTCTGGGCCGCCAAGGAGGCCGCCGTGCAGCGGGGCTTCGCACAGGCGCCGCACCTCGTCGCGCTTGGGAACCTGCCGCCGGAACGGCAGGCCGGACTGTTCCGTTCCCGGCAGCCCGGATTCAGGTTGCGTTAG
- a CDS encoding alpha/beta hydrolase: MVEHRMVEVNGIRLHIAEEGEGPLVVLLHGFPESWHSWRHQFGPLAAAGFRVVAPDQRGYGDSDRPEDVAAYSILHLVGDVVGLVHALGEETAFVVGHDWGAPVAWHTALLRPDVVRGVAGLSVPPPFRGERPPLQTMQERFGGHFYWNYFNLPGVADAEFGADPRSALRRLLVGASGDGEGAGRYEQALVSDPDRGWLADMPDPETLPAWLTEADLDELADSYAKGFTGALNWYRNLDRNWELTAPWHGARVTPPALYLYGDKDLVPAFPGTPELIEKLPELMPNLVRDPIVLPGCGHWTQQERPNEVNTALLEFLTGLRD, from the coding sequence ATGGTGGAACATCGCATGGTCGAGGTGAACGGCATACGGCTGCACATCGCGGAGGAGGGCGAGGGTCCCCTCGTCGTGCTGCTGCACGGCTTCCCGGAGTCCTGGCACTCCTGGCGCCACCAGTTCGGCCCGCTGGCCGCGGCCGGGTTCCGGGTGGTCGCGCCGGACCAGCGCGGGTACGGCGACAGCGACCGCCCCGAGGACGTGGCGGCGTACAGCATCCTCCACCTCGTCGGGGACGTCGTCGGGCTGGTGCACGCGCTGGGCGAGGAGACGGCGTTCGTCGTCGGCCACGACTGGGGAGCCCCCGTCGCCTGGCACACCGCGCTGCTGCGGCCCGACGTGGTGCGCGGCGTGGCGGGGCTGAGCGTGCCGCCGCCGTTCCGGGGCGAGCGACCGCCGCTCCAGACCATGCAGGAACGGTTCGGCGGCCACTTCTACTGGAACTACTTCAATCTGCCCGGGGTCGCCGACGCCGAGTTCGGCGCGGACCCCCGCTCCGCCCTGCGCCGGCTGCTGGTCGGCGCCTCGGGCGACGGGGAGGGCGCCGGGCGCTACGAGCAGGCCCTGGTGAGCGACCCGGACCGCGGCTGGCTCGCGGACATGCCCGACCCCGAGACGCTCCCGGCCTGGCTCACCGAGGCCGACCTCGACGAACTCGCCGACAGCTACGCCAAGGGCTTCACCGGCGCCCTCAACTGGTACCGCAACCTGGACCGCAACTGGGAACTGACGGCCCCCTGGCACGGTGCCCGGGTCACCCCGCCGGCCCTCTACCTGTACGGCGACAAGGACCTGGTCCCTGCGTTCCCCGGAACACCGGAACTCATCGAGAAGCTCCCCGAACTGATGCCCAACCTGGTCCGCGACCCGATCGTGCTCCCCGGCTGCGGCCACTGGACCCAGCAGGAGCGCCCGAACGAGGTGAACACGGCACTGCTGGAGTTCCTGACGGGTCTGCGGGACTGA
- a CDS encoding PQQ-binding-like beta-propeller repeat protein — protein sequence MVDQLTQHDPRRIGPFEVLGRLGAGGMGLVYLARSASGRRVAIKTVRTELAEDQLFRVRFTREVEAARAVSGFYTAAVVDADPRAAVPWLATAYVPAPSLEEIVNECGPLPAQAVRWLAAGVAEALQSIHGAGLVHRDLKPSNVLVVEDGPRVIDFGIASGVSNTRLTMTNVAVGTPAYMSPEQAKDSRSVTGASDVFSLGSMLVFAATGHPPFHGANPVETVFMLLREGPDLEGLPDELRPLIESCMQMEATGRPNPADLQAQLAPHLFGSGSDDSGTASAWLPEKAVALIESRRGGRPAPTQAGGARSGGGRPAVPPPPAYDPPRPAPVPVGAPDTGPVRLAGAQVPIGPGPRVADARAAAVKAPPPEAGLVASWSRPRPGVNGTDAAVGPAVPAPPPAQPESAAGWRPWRFRMSNDVWGTPSVAGDLVYVTSFEVHALDVATGRRRFKTRDVAWSMAVADGRIHASDGPTLFALDAREGADQWRLNTDAWVYSLKAERGTVITGTRGGGVQAWEAATGQKLWEIAGCQTDFESPEAGPALHEGTVYVWQEGRLRALDARTGEERWAFPIGDAASCGGVPVRVAQAHDGSVYVSAGTRVMALDVASGRVRWHFEAPAVFLCPPTFVPGAAVTGGGVYLADYLGTVYALDATDGRDRWRIATEARASVEPVLVAGGHVHVGSGKGLYTLDAVTGTPKWRFQAGGDIVGSPAVAEGRIHFGSTDHLLYTLKADDGRLRWKLATGGEITGSPVVKDGVVYACSKDRCVYALDAEKGTGTARAT from the coding sequence GTGGTGGATCAGCTGACGCAGCACGATCCGCGCAGGATCGGGCCGTTCGAGGTGCTGGGACGGCTGGGTGCCGGCGGCATGGGGCTGGTCTATCTCGCGCGCTCGGCGTCGGGCCGGCGCGTGGCGATCAAGACGGTCCGTACGGAGCTCGCCGAGGACCAGCTCTTCCGCGTGCGCTTCACCCGCGAGGTGGAGGCGGCCCGGGCGGTCTCCGGCTTCTACACGGCGGCCGTGGTCGACGCCGACCCGCGCGCGGCCGTGCCGTGGCTGGCCACCGCGTACGTCCCGGCGCCCTCCCTCGAGGAGATAGTGAACGAGTGCGGGCCGCTGCCGGCCCAGGCGGTGCGCTGGCTCGCGGCGGGCGTCGCCGAGGCCCTCCAGTCCATCCACGGCGCCGGTCTCGTCCACCGCGACCTCAAGCCCTCCAACGTCCTGGTGGTCGAGGACGGCCCCCGGGTGATCGACTTCGGCATCGCGTCCGGCGTCTCGAACACCCGTTTGACGATGACGAACGTCGCCGTCGGCACCCCCGCCTACATGTCCCCCGAGCAGGCCAAGGACTCCCGCAGCGTCACCGGCGCCAGCGACGTCTTCTCGCTCGGCTCCATGCTGGTCTTCGCCGCCACCGGCCACCCGCCCTTCCACGGCGCCAACCCGGTCGAGACGGTGTTCATGCTGCTGCGGGAGGGTCCCGACCTCGAAGGCCTCCCGGACGAGCTGCGCCCGCTCATCGAGTCCTGCATGCAGATGGAGGCCACCGGGCGCCCCAACCCGGCCGACCTCCAGGCCCAGCTCGCACCCCACCTCTTCGGCTCCGGCTCCGACGACAGCGGCACGGCCTCGGCGTGGCTGCCCGAGAAGGCCGTCGCCCTGATCGAGTCGCGGCGCGGCGGGCGTCCGGCGCCCACCCAGGCCGGCGGTGCCCGCAGCGGAGGCGGCCGCCCGGCCGTACCGCCGCCGCCCGCCTACGACCCGCCGCGGCCCGCCCCGGTCCCCGTGGGCGCCCCCGACACCGGTCCGGTGCGCCTCGCCGGCGCCCAGGTGCCCATCGGGCCCGGACCGCGCGTCGCCGATGCCCGGGCCGCCGCCGTGAAGGCGCCCCCGCCGGAGGCCGGCCTGGTCGCCTCCTGGTCCCGGCCACGCCCCGGCGTCAACGGCACCGACGCCGCCGTGGGCCCGGCCGTACCGGCGCCCCCGCCCGCGCAGCCGGAGTCCGCGGCCGGCTGGCGGCCCTGGCGGTTCCGCATGTCGAACGACGTGTGGGGCACCCCGTCCGTCGCCGGAGACCTCGTCTACGTCACCTCCTTCGAGGTGCACGCCCTGGATGTCGCGACCGGCCGCCGCCGCTTCAAGACGCGGGACGTCGCCTGGTCGATGGCGGTCGCGGACGGCCGTATCCACGCCTCCGACGGACCCACCCTGTTCGCCCTCGACGCCCGCGAGGGCGCCGACCAGTGGCGGCTGAACACCGACGCCTGGGTGTACTCGCTCAAGGCCGAGCGCGGCACCGTCATCACCGGCACGCGCGGCGGCGGCGTCCAGGCGTGGGAGGCCGCCACCGGGCAGAAGCTCTGGGAGATCGCCGGCTGCCAGACCGACTTCGAGTCGCCCGAGGCCGGACCCGCGCTCCACGAGGGCACGGTCTACGTCTGGCAGGAGGGCCGCCTGCGGGCCCTGGACGCCCGCACCGGCGAGGAGCGCTGGGCGTTCCCCATCGGAGACGCGGCCTCCTGCGGCGGGGTGCCGGTCCGGGTGGCCCAGGCCCACGACGGGTCCGTGTACGTCTCGGCCGGGACGCGTGTCATGGCCCTGGACGTGGCGAGCGGACGGGTGCGCTGGCACTTCGAGGCCCCGGCGGTCTTCCTGTGCCCGCCGACCTTCGTGCCCGGGGCCGCCGTGACGGGCGGCGGGGTGTACCTCGCCGACTACCTCGGCACGGTGTACGCCCTCGACGCGACCGACGGCCGTGACCGCTGGCGCATTGCCACCGAGGCCCGGGCGTCGGTCGAGCCGGTGCTGGTGGCCGGGGGCCATGTCCACGTGGGCAGCGGCAAGGGCCTGTACACGCTGGACGCCGTCACCGGCACGCCGAAGTGGCGCTTCCAGGCCGGCGGGGACATCGTGGGCTCGCCCGCGGTCGCCGAGGGCCGGATCCACTTCGGCTCCACCGACCACCTGCTCTACACCCTGAAGGCCGACGACGGCCGCCTGCGCTGGAAGCTCGCCACCGGCGGGGAGATCACCGGCTCGCCGGTGGTCAAGGACGGCGTGGTGTACGCGTGCAGCAAGGACCGGTGCGTGTACGCGCTGGACGCGGAGAAGGGGACGGGGACGGCCAGAGCCACCTGA
- a CDS encoding VOC family protein, whose protein sequence is MAENRASADGTGYGEGVPCWVDAQLPDVAAGKRFYGELFGWTFEDRPDAPGGAVWALRQGEPVAALAHKTDGRMPTVWTVYFATPDIEGLADRIWAAGGQVVTAPVPVGDLGMSALVTDPEGAVFGLWEPGSHPGFGVRHEPGAFAWAELYARDTEAANTFYGGLFHDALFGPGAHPDFGRAPVADVFPAEMPPHFLVHFGVEDCERVLGTVSRLGGRVQAPPFETSYGKVAVVTDNQGASFAVLERSERSER, encoded by the coding sequence ATGGCCGAAAACAGGGCATCCGCAGACGGAACGGGATACGGCGAGGGCGTCCCCTGCTGGGTGGACGCGCAGCTGCCCGACGTGGCCGCCGGGAAGCGGTTCTACGGTGAACTCTTCGGGTGGACCTTCGAGGACCGGCCGGACGCCCCCGGCGGTGCCGTGTGGGCCCTCCGCCAGGGCGAGCCGGTCGCGGCCCTCGCCCACAAGACGGACGGCCGGATGCCCACCGTGTGGACGGTCTACTTCGCCACCCCGGACATCGAGGGCCTGGCCGACCGGATCTGGGCGGCCGGCGGACAGGTCGTCACCGCACCCGTGCCGGTCGGCGATCTGGGCATGTCCGCGCTGGTCACCGACCCGGAGGGGGCCGTCTTCGGTCTCTGGGAGCCGGGCAGCCATCCCGGCTTCGGCGTCCGGCACGAGCCCGGCGCCTTCGCCTGGGCCGAGCTGTACGCGCGCGACACCGAGGCCGCCAACACCTTCTACGGCGGGCTCTTCCACGACGCCCTCTTCGGGCCCGGGGCCCACCCCGACTTCGGCCGCGCCCCCGTCGCCGACGTCTTCCCCGCCGAGATGCCGCCCCACTTCCTCGTGCACTTCGGGGTCGAGGACTGCGAGCGGGTGCTCGGGACGGTCAGCCGGCTCGGCGGACGGGTCCAGGCGCCGCCATTCGAGACGTCGTACGGAAAAGTGGCCGTCGTCACCGACAATCAGGGGGCGTCGTTCGCCGTTCTGGAGCGATCGGAGCGCTCGGAGCGGTAG
- a CDS encoding TetR family transcriptional regulator, translated as MRTVDGRVAGRRGQATRQKLLDCLSEMLSSSPYRDVKVIDVARKAGTSPATFYQYFPDVEGAVLEIAEQMATEGGQLTQLLDGRSWVGKAGWQTAQELVDGFLEFWRKNDAILRVVDLGAAEGDKRFYKIRMKILNSVNNSLADAVAELQAKGKVDKDVNPAAIAGSLVAMLAAVASHQKGFQTWGVKQAELKPNLALLVHLGVTGKKPTK; from the coding sequence GTGCGTACCGTCGACGGCCGTGTGGCCGGCCGGCGTGGGCAGGCGACCCGGCAGAAGCTGCTCGACTGCCTCAGCGAGATGCTCAGCTCCTCCCCCTACCGGGACGTCAAAGTCATCGATGTCGCCCGGAAGGCGGGCACTTCGCCCGCGACCTTCTACCAGTACTTCCCGGACGTCGAGGGCGCCGTCCTGGAGATCGCCGAGCAAATGGCCACCGAGGGCGGCCAGTTGACGCAGTTGCTCGACGGGCGGTCGTGGGTGGGCAAGGCGGGCTGGCAGACCGCGCAGGAACTCGTGGACGGTTTCCTGGAGTTCTGGCGCAAGAACGACGCGATCCTGCGCGTGGTCGACCTCGGGGCCGCCGAGGGCGACAAGCGCTTCTACAAGATCCGCATGAAGATCCTCAACTCGGTGAACAACTCCCTCGCGGACGCGGTCGCCGAGCTCCAGGCCAAGGGCAAGGTCGACAAGGACGTCAACCCGGCCGCGATCGCGGGTTCCCTCGTCGCGATGCTCGCGGCGGTGGCCTCGCACCAGAAGGGCTTCCAGACCTGGGGCGTCAAGCAGGCCGAACTCAAGCCGAATCTGGCACTGTTGGTGCACCTGGGCGTGACGGGCAAGAAGCCGACGAAGTAG
- a CDS encoding nitroreductase family deazaflavin-dependent oxidoreductase, translating to MIGARVVQKVSSTRGFAKVAPHVIPALDRAVHRLTRGRVLLSARMLPGVVLTSTGAKSGLPRRTPLACMPEEPGRTWILVGSNFGRDAHPAWTANLLAHPDAEVSWKGEDVPVTATLLTGEERAAVWKTALAFWPPYATYQARIEREIRLFRITRR from the coding sequence GTGATCGGGGCGAGGGTGGTGCAGAAGGTGTCGTCCACGCGTGGCTTCGCCAAGGTCGCGCCCCATGTGATCCCGGCCCTGGACCGGGCCGTGCACCGGCTGACCCGGGGGCGGGTCCTGCTCAGCGCCCGGATGCTGCCGGGGGTCGTCCTGACCTCGACGGGGGCGAAGAGCGGGCTGCCCCGGCGGACCCCGCTCGCCTGCATGCCCGAGGAGCCCGGCCGCACCTGGATCCTCGTCGGCTCCAACTTCGGCCGCGACGCCCACCCCGCCTGGACCGCCAACCTCCTCGCCCACCCCGACGCCGAGGTCAGCTGGAAGGGCGAGGACGTCCCGGTCACGGCGACGCTGCTGACGGGGGAGGAGCGGGCGGCCGTATGGAAGACCGCGCTGGCGTTCTGGCCGCCGTACGCCACCTACCAGGCGCGCATCGAGCGGGAGATCCGGCTCTTCAGGATCACGCGGCGATGA
- a CDS encoding acyl-CoA dehydrogenase family protein, with the protein MLGALARTGDTAAAVLACEAVGAADRVLEMTVEHVGQREQFGRAIGSFQAVKHRLADVYVQLQAARSAAYFAAWAAVHEGQRAGGLALAQALEALRTAAAEGIQLHGGIGFTWEHEAQRYFKRATSDELLFGPAHRLRAHAADAARLFTRAEVTV; encoded by the coding sequence GTGCTCGGGGCCCTGGCGCGGACCGGGGACACCGCCGCCGCCGTCCTCGCCTGTGAAGCCGTGGGGGCGGCCGACCGGGTGCTGGAGATGACCGTGGAGCACGTCGGGCAGCGCGAGCAGTTCGGACGGGCGATCGGGTCGTTCCAGGCGGTCAAGCACCGGCTCGCCGATGTGTACGTACAGCTCCAAGCCGCCCGTTCCGCGGCCTACTTCGCCGCCTGGGCCGCCGTGCACGAAGGGCAGCGGGCCGGCGGGCTCGCCCTCGCCCAGGCACTGGAAGCGCTGCGGACGGCCGCCGCCGAGGGGATCCAGCTGCACGGCGGCATCGGGTTCACCTGGGAGCACGAGGCGCAGCGGTACTTCAAGCGCGCCACTTCCGACGAACTGCTCTTCGGGCCGGCGCACCGGCTGCGGGCGCACGCCGCCGACGCGGCGCGCCTGTTCACGCGGGCGGAGGTGACGGTGTGA